From Pelosinus fermentans DSM 17108, the proteins below share one genomic window:
- a CDS encoding PP2C family protein-serine/threonine phosphatase codes for MKKLNSEFKTAFISEAGAALTNNDYFAFVEQDDYACYVIADGITDLAQSESAQKAVESVILHFQERPSLTRRALRACLESANRDLLQANGREVLKASVTVIVTDYEAVRYAVAGNTRFRLYRDGTLNTKSKDMSLSQDLVEKDEITPNVLSRHEERHNLYTYLGQEKDFRPHISGKLKLMDGDIAVLYTRGIWENLDEADIDDIFSETTDDPQEPLNNTEEMLLSKQPPNLDNYTMAAVFINKIFTDPNRDRRRKRIIKITIIVLIVLLIVSIIAYVLYSRHKDKVDEMNLRADSTIACIQDNNYIRAREEVKKALQQAENLKDKEKIQQLTNYLRLIESVITADDAYQNQKFDDAYQGYQTAQERSRYADKLGEAYINRRISNAEDNLTVADFINLGDKAMEQGDLGQAEVYYLRAKAFAAKIHAADGKVQAQTALDKLYDAKQKKKDEQEKKDKQRLTGDISDLITQGDTLSEYGDLDMAEQRYLAARSLAAVHYDADGKKEALAALDKLGQVRGKAAAAAQKEAEKHAAEYTTAAALVGQGDAAFANADYIGAAASYNAALSQYTALGDTAQSAILSGKLQNMAAKQQALDQQRADAAATQAQAGELYAQKEYTAAKQAYRQAQQLYLALGNQAKADEIKTILDRIDADAAIMSALPQ; via the coding sequence ATGAAAAAGCTGAACAGTGAATTTAAAACCGCATTTATATCGGAAGCCGGGGCGGCGCTGACGAACAACGACTATTTTGCCTTCGTCGAACAGGACGACTATGCCTGTTACGTCATTGCCGACGGCATTACAGACCTGGCGCAGTCGGAAAGCGCCCAAAAGGCGGTCGAGAGCGTCATCCTGCACTTTCAGGAACGTCCTTCACTGACGCGGCGGGCCTTGCGCGCCTGCCTGGAAAGCGCCAACCGCGATCTTCTGCAGGCGAATGGCCGCGAAGTGCTCAAGGCATCGGTAACCGTGATTGTCACCGACTATGAAGCCGTACGCTACGCTGTTGCCGGCAACACACGCTTCCGCCTGTATCGCGACGGCACGCTAAATACAAAATCAAAGGACATGTCCTTAAGCCAGGACCTGGTCGAAAAAGACGAAATCACGCCCAACGTGCTGTCAAGACACGAAGAAAGGCATAACCTCTATACCTACCTCGGACAAGAAAAAGATTTCCGTCCCCACATATCCGGCAAGCTGAAGCTCATGGATGGCGACATCGCCGTGCTGTATACGCGTGGCATCTGGGAAAACCTTGACGAGGCCGACATCGACGACATTTTTTCCGAGACGACTGACGATCCCCAGGAACCGCTGAACAACACCGAAGAAATGCTGCTGTCGAAGCAGCCGCCCAACCTTGACAACTACACGATGGCGGCCGTCTTTATCAACAAAATCTTCACAGACCCCAACCGCGATCGCCGTCGCAAACGCATAATCAAGATAACGATTATTGTCCTTATTGTGCTCCTCATTGTGAGTATTATTGCCTACGTCCTGTACAGTAGGCACAAAGACAAAGTGGACGAAATGAACCTCAGGGCGGACAGCACCATTGCCTGCATCCAGGATAACAACTACATCCGGGCCAGGGAAGAAGTAAAAAAAGCCCTGCAGCAAGCGGAAAATCTCAAAGACAAGGAAAAAATCCAGCAGCTTACTAACTATCTGCGGTTGATTGAAAGCGTGATCACGGCTGACGATGCCTATCAGAACCAGAAATTCGACGATGCGTATCAAGGCTATCAGACGGCACAGGAACGGTCTCGCTACGCCGATAAACTCGGCGAGGCTTACATTAACCGCCGGATTTCGAACGCTGAAGACAACCTGACAGTTGCCGACTTCATCAATCTCGGCGACAAAGCTATGGAACAAGGCGACCTTGGCCAGGCCGAAGTGTACTACCTGCGGGCCAAAGCATTTGCTGCCAAAATCCACGCCGCCGACGGAAAAGTACAGGCGCAGACCGCACTTGACAAATTGTACGACGCTAAACAAAAGAAAAAAGACGAACAGGAAAAGAAAGACAAACAAAGGTTAACTGGCGATATCAGTGATTTAATTACTCAGGGTGACACACTTTCAGAGTATGGCGATCTGGATATGGCCGAACAGAGATACCTGGCCGCGCGCTCTCTGGCAGCGGTACATTACGACGCTGACGGCAAAAAAGAAGCCCTGGCGGCGCTTGACAAGCTCGGTCAGGTCAGAGGCAAAGCGGCGGCGGCAGCGCAAAAAGAAGCGGAAAAACACGCCGCCGAGTATACGACCGCCGCCGCCCTCGTCGGACAGGGGGATGCCGCGTTCGCCAACGCCGACTACATCGGAGCGGCGGCCAGTTATAACGCGGCGCTGTCTCAGTACACAGCGCTCGGCGATACGGCCCAGAGCGCCATCCTCAGCGGCAAACTGCAAAATATGGCCGCCAAGCAACAAGCCCTCGACCAGCAAAGGGCCGACGCCGCGGCGACACAAGCCCAGGCCGGCGAACTCTACGCGCAGAAAGAATACACGGCGGCCAAACAAGCGTACCGCCAAGCGCAGCAGCTCTATCTGGCCCTTGGCAACCAGGCGAAAGCGGACGAGATCAAGACCATCCTCGACCGAATCGACGCCGACGCCGCGATTATGTCGGCGCTGCCGCAGTAA
- a CDS encoding PP2C family protein-serine/threonine phosphatase, whose product MIHAPAALILVLSIAVIALVIKRMTLTPAYNTRVGQCMTIGDREVQEDDYGVLANQTGTLLVLADGMGRKYGGKIAGRVAVETFVDLFKEYKAFEKPQYYFRKAFHAANRAILNKVEDGRGSASVAAALIADHTLYYALVGNIKIAVYHGGDLVPVSEGHTISVLAQQKYLQGRLAKKSAIELLDRHRLYNFVGQDGFKDIEFFSQPLPLRAGDAVVLISDGIYETLLWREIEHELAQGRDAQQQALRIIERVNRSKLPNKDNASIVIYRC is encoded by the coding sequence ATGATCCATGCACCGGCTGCCCTTATCCTCGTGCTGTCCATAGCAGTGATTGCCCTAGTCATTAAGCGGATGACGCTTACGCCTGCCTACAATACCAGAGTGGGTCAGTGCATGACCATCGGCGACCGCGAAGTACAGGAAGACGATTACGGCGTTCTAGCAAATCAGACGGGAACGCTGCTGGTGCTGGCCGACGGCATGGGCAGGAAATACGGCGGCAAAATCGCCGGGCGCGTCGCCGTGGAGACATTCGTGGACTTATTTAAAGAATACAAGGCGTTTGAAAAACCGCAGTATTACTTCCGCAAAGCCTTTCATGCAGCCAATCGCGCTATATTGAACAAGGTGGAAGACGGGCGCGGCTCGGCCAGCGTCGCCGCGGCCCTCATTGCCGACCATACGCTCTACTACGCCCTCGTCGGCAATATCAAAATCGCCGTCTATCACGGCGGCGACCTCGTGCCGGTCAGCGAAGGCCATACCATTAGCGTGCTGGCCCAGCAGAAATACCTGCAAGGACGTCTGGCAAAAAAAAGCGCCATCGAGCTCTTGGATCGGCACCGTCTGTATAACTTCGTCGGCCAGGACGGCTTTAAAGATATTGAATTTTTCAGCCAGCCGCTGCCGCTGCGCGCCGGCGACGCCGTTGTCCTTATCAGCGACGGCATCTACGAAACGCTGCTCTGGCGCGAGATCGAGCACGAGCTTGCGCAAGGCCGGGACGCGCAGCAGCAGGCGCTCCGGATTATCGAACGCGTTAACCGCAGTAAACTACCCAACAAAGACAATGCCAGCATTGTTATCTATAGATGTTAG
- a CDS encoding FHA domain-containing protein, with translation MSNLIRCQNGHMFSSRRYGTVCPYCNIETATKEKKETGQTDVDVEELLFLEDVQPVCGWIVCISGPRQGKDYKIKTGKNFIGRADDMDIQILGDNKISRRNHGIIVFDPKKKEMVLLPGESNGIVYHQGDAVYTPKVLNTYDVIELGDSKFLFIPFCGEQFNWEDVKKPKDTENSNAGAKA, from the coding sequence ATGAGCAATTTAATTCGCTGCCAAAACGGGCATATGTTTAGTTCCCGGCGCTACGGAACCGTCTGCCCGTACTGCAATATAGAGACGGCTACCAAAGAAAAAAAGGAAACCGGCCAGACGGACGTAGATGTGGAAGAACTGCTGTTTTTAGAAGACGTGCAGCCTGTTTGCGGCTGGATCGTTTGTATTTCGGGGCCGCGGCAGGGCAAGGACTACAAGATTAAAACCGGCAAAAACTTTATCGGCCGCGCTGACGATATGGACATTCAGATTCTCGGTGACAACAAAATTTCGCGCCGTAATCACGGCATCATCGTTTTTGACCCCAAGAAAAAAGAAATGGTGCTCTTACCGGGCGAATCGAACGGCATCGTCTACCATCAGGGTGACGCCGTCTATACGCCGAAAGTGTTAAATACATACGATGTCATCGAACTGGGCGACAGCAAATTCCTCTTTATCCCGTTCTGCGGCGAGCAATTTAACTGGGAAGATGTGAAGAAGCCGAAAGATACGGAAAACAGCAATGCGGGAGCAAAAGCATGA
- a CDS encoding FHA domain-containing protein — translation MDKKKNIDLAIAILCGLVVLIALYGMEDAPNGLYIAVCAGSGFITFLVFYLTAATEERAAHESKPVQEGGAITELLLLNEEENPIAAWDMFCKTALVIGKDIKENHVDINLNQSVYASMIDIEHAVLNYADNHWYIEDLGSKNGVVLQKKVDDRKYKLAADQPCKLDAGDVIIVGLTKLLAR, via the coding sequence ATGGACAAGAAAAAAAATATCGACCTGGCCATCGCGATCCTGTGCGGTCTGGTCGTCCTGATTGCACTGTACGGGATGGAAGACGCGCCCAACGGTTTATATATTGCAGTTTGCGCTGGCAGCGGTTTTATCACCTTCCTGGTCTTTTATCTGACGGCCGCCACCGAAGAGCGGGCCGCGCATGAGAGCAAGCCGGTTCAGGAGGGGGGCGCCATTACGGAACTGTTATTACTCAATGAAGAGGAAAACCCCATTGCTGCCTGGGATATGTTCTGCAAGACGGCCCTGGTAATTGGCAAGGACATCAAAGAAAACCATGTGGATATTAACCTGAACCAGAGCGTCTACGCCTCGATGATCGACATCGAGCATGCGGTTTTAAATTACGCCGACAACCACTGGTACATCGAAGATCTGGGCTCGAAAAACGGAGTCGTGCTGCAAAAAAAAGTCGACGACCGGAAATATAAGCTTGCCGCCGACCAGCCGTGCAAGCTGGACGCGGGCGACGTCATCATCGTCGGCCTGACCAAACTGCTGGCAAGATAA
- a CDS encoding J domain-containing protein, protein MSKDAGEDEIKKAYRKLAKKYHPDVNRNNPAAEQKFKEVGEAYQILSDKQARRSYDEAAQKTAAAAKEPRRQSTDTSDGGAFDIANMAQGMQGSFERYFGIDPQTGKVTREEKLNVNAKKKKNPLDTTAMFEGFFSDFKK, encoded by the coding sequence GTGTCAAAGGACGCTGGCGAAGACGAGATCAAAAAGGCGTACCGGAAACTTGCCAAAAAATATCATCCGGACGTCAACCGAAACAATCCGGCAGCGGAGCAAAAATTCAAGGAGGTCGGCGAAGCCTACCAGATACTAAGCGACAAACAGGCGCGCCGGTCCTACGATGAGGCAGCGCAAAAAACGGCCGCGGCGGCTAAAGAACCCCGGCGGCAGTCCACCGACACTTCGGACGGCGGCGCGTTTGACATTGCCAATATGGCGCAAGGCATGCAAGGCAGCTTTGAACGTTACTTCGGCATCGATCCGCAGACAGGCAAGGTTACGCGCGAGGAAAAACTCAACGTCAACGCCAAAAAAAAGAAGAACCCGCTCGATACGACAGCCATGTTCGAAGGCTTTTTTTCCGACTTCAAAAAGTGA
- a CDS encoding vWA domain-containing protein yields MVYIGKENAGKEVKSGLIQTNFRKNPAFLFLLLLVLLIFFLNTSHSVTAAETVKKHEVVFLLDVSNSMNTTDVEKLAPDGLEEILYTLPSNYSVGLVTYGSEVQVAKPLDAKREPISAALRQVNYTGYTNAGAGLERALTLFKDSTADQTLVLLTDGEIMLDNAGATRVSEEQFNRGMQTASERGIRVCTVAIGDPGNVLQANIYDSANRQGVLFNISDVAQLSDVAKKILYEVFGIAKTAISSGDLQSDTLRVRLPLARSDSINGVKILLTSTVPLGNIGASYTAQSGEILAGKRFAVLNLQHPQSDTAEIRFGSAGGGNVQADLILEMIASIQVEVKNTTLGQSEQKTVEVRLIPVSDANQNLHLLNDPYFEGKSVRVMADGQEITAVVEKGAIRFSLPADSTRSVAVKVRYEDLGVNIIAPDTTTVQINQQEGYGEMIAFVGAIAIAIAVLVWWRSREPKPLPPAPPPASRYEYAGKLKIYVTKAPDDSDIAPMEYNLYRHFKKEEISLGALLENCGLSLVLDGAYKVFFSPGANKALVLTNKSDCTILKNRDLLVKDHSCLVYFHERIHITFEDERSELILEYKNVKPSERP; encoded by the coding sequence ATGGTTTATATTGGTAAGGAAAATGCTGGAAAGGAGGTGAAAAGCGGATTGATACAAACAAATTTTAGAAAGAATCCGGCGTTTCTTTTCCTTTTGCTGCTCGTACTGCTCATCTTTTTTTTGAACACCTCCCACAGCGTGACGGCGGCGGAAACAGTAAAAAAACATGAAGTCGTCTTCCTTCTCGATGTCAGCAATTCTATGAATACGACAGATGTGGAAAAACTCGCGCCGGATGGTCTGGAAGAAATTTTATATACATTGCCATCGAATTATTCAGTAGGCCTTGTTACCTATGGCAGTGAAGTACAGGTGGCAAAGCCGTTAGACGCCAAACGAGAACCAATTAGTGCTGCGCTGCGCCAGGTGAACTACACCGGTTATACGAACGCCGGGGCGGGACTGGAGAGAGCGTTGACGTTATTCAAGGATAGTACAGCAGATCAAACGCTGGTTTTGCTGACCGACGGCGAAATTATGTTGGACAACGCGGGCGCGACGCGAGTTTCCGAGGAGCAGTTCAACCGTGGGATGCAGACGGCTTCGGAGCGCGGTATCCGCGTCTGTACGGTTGCAATCGGTGATCCGGGCAACGTGCTGCAGGCAAATATTTACGATTCTGCCAACCGCCAGGGAGTGTTGTTTAACATTAGTGATGTCGCGCAGCTAAGCGACGTTGCCAAAAAGATTTTATATGAGGTATTCGGCATTGCCAAAACAGCCATCAGCAGCGGTGATCTGCAAAGCGATACGCTGCGCGTGCGCTTGCCGCTTGCACGCAGCGACTCAATCAATGGAGTGAAAATTCTCCTCACTTCCACTGTGCCGTTAGGCAATATCGGCGCCAGCTACACAGCCCAAAGCGGCGAAATTTTAGCCGGCAAACGATTTGCCGTCTTGAACCTGCAGCATCCGCAAAGCGACACGGCAGAGATTCGTTTCGGGTCTGCGGGCGGCGGAAATGTGCAGGCCGACCTGATTCTGGAAATGATTGCGTCGATTCAAGTGGAAGTGAAGAATACGACCCTTGGGCAATCGGAGCAAAAGACGGTCGAGGTGCGGCTGATTCCCGTCAGCGATGCAAATCAGAATCTGCATCTTTTGAATGACCCTTATTTTGAAGGAAAATCGGTCCGTGTAATGGCGGACGGTCAGGAAATCACGGCGGTGGTGGAGAAAGGAGCAATCCGCTTTTCTCTGCCAGCTGATAGCACACGCAGCGTGGCTGTGAAAGTCCGCTACGAAGATCTCGGTGTCAACATCATTGCGCCGGATACAACAACTGTGCAGATCAACCAACAGGAAGGATATGGGGAAATGATTGCGTTCGTTGGGGCCATTGCCATTGCAATCGCTGTGCTGGTCTGGTGGAGATCGCGAGAACCGAAACCGCTGCCGCCGGCTCCACCGCCCGCAAGCCGCTACGAATACGCCGGCAAACTTAAAATCTATGTCACTAAGGCGCCGGACGACAGCGACATCGCACCCATGGAATACAATTTGTACCGCCACTTCAAGAAAGAAGAAATCAGTCTGGGGGCACTTCTGGAAAACTGTGGACTTTCCTTAGTCCTGGACGGCGCGTATAAAGTCTTTTTCAGTCCGGGTGCCAACAAGGCGCTGGTTCTTACGAACAAGTCGGACTGCACCATTTTGAAAAACCGAGACTTGTTGGTGAAAGATCATAGCTGCCTCGTCTATTTCCATGAAAGAATTCATATTACGTTTGAGGACGAGCGCAGCGAACTGATCTTAGAATACAAAAATGTCAAGCCGTCTGAACGGCCCTAA
- a CDS encoding phosphoribosylformylglycinamidine synthase, with the protein MPFEVKRIFVEKRQDFAVEAKGMYADLTQNLGITGLKHVRLVNRYDISGISQEEFAEAKQSIFSEPTVDDVYDEILTIVPEDKIFAVEYLPGQYDQRAHWAAQCVQILTKTETLSIRTAKVIVLQGNITEDEFKKIKEYSINPVEAREASLEKPRSLELTVEKPADVKTIPGFMTQSAEELELLLKDMGLAMGLGDIAFCQQYFRDVEKRNPTITEIRVLDTYWSDHCRHTTFFTEIENVNIGTGHFSEPIAKAYDQYCKARSLVYQDRQKDICLMDIAVMGMKELRLQGKLTDLDDSEEINACSIVVPVDVDGSIEEWLVMFKNETHNHPTEIEPFGGAATCLGGAIRDPLSGRSYVYQAMRVTGSGDPRAKVEDTLPGKLPQRKITLGAAAGYSSYGNQIGLATGQVAEIYHEGFIAKRMEIGAVIAAAPKENVVRERPAVDDIVVVLGGKTGRDGCGGATGSSKEHTEESLATCSAEVQKGNPPTERKIQRLFRNPKASRMIKRCNDFGAGGASVAIGELTDSLVIDLDALPKKYEGLDGTELAISESQERMAVVIAPHHLEEFMSYVAAENLEAAVVAKVTNTGRLVMLWRGIPIVDISREFLNTNGVKQKVNVQVIAPVEAENYFTAAESEIDNLETAWLDNLRDLNVCSQKGLVEMFDSTIGASTVLMPFGGKYQTTPAEGMASKIPVLKGNTNTATLMTYGYDPQLSTWSPFHGAVYAVVEAVAKIVAMGGEYHTVRLTLQEYFERLGQDAVKWGKPFSALLGALHAQEQFAIPAIGGKDSMSGTFKELTVPPTLVAFAVNVVQASHVISPEFKEIGSQIIRVPLVRDAYELPDFPVVCQNYANITQFIKAGHVLAAHTIKRGGLAAAISKMSFGNKIGMTFTSPVSPQELFAADYGSLILEIPSDISVKEVLGEMSYSVLGHTKAQLSIDINSYSIDLEKAQTAWEQPLTKVFATQTEISKEKPKQELFASNAKKAKHSFAKPRIFIPVFPGTNCEYDSAKAFEIAGGIVDTMVIRNLTPSAVEESIDEMVKSIEQSQIIMLPGGFSAGDEPDGSGKYIATMFRNPKIKEALREFLSQKDGLMLGICNGFQALIKLGLVPYGDIVDLSPECPTLTYNQIGRHISCMANTKIVSKLSPWFHNIELGEVHTIPVSHGEGRFVASSAVLNSLRQKGQIATQYVDETGQPTYDIRYNPNGSVEAVEGITSPDGRILGKMGHSERIGNQVVKNVPGSKDQQLFAAGIGYFK; encoded by the coding sequence ATGCCATTTGAAGTCAAACGAATTTTCGTGGAAAAAAGGCAGGATTTTGCGGTAGAGGCCAAGGGAATGTATGCTGATCTTACTCAGAATCTTGGCATTACAGGTTTGAAACATGTACGCCTTGTCAATCGTTATGATATATCGGGAATCAGCCAGGAAGAATTTGCAGAAGCTAAACAAAGTATATTTTCTGAGCCGACTGTTGATGATGTTTATGATGAAATACTCACCATAGTACCAGAAGATAAAATATTTGCAGTAGAGTATCTGCCGGGGCAATATGACCAGCGAGCTCATTGGGCGGCGCAATGCGTGCAAATACTAACAAAAACAGAAACCTTATCCATTCGTACTGCCAAAGTAATTGTATTACAAGGCAATATTACAGAAGATGAGTTTAAGAAAATAAAAGAGTACAGTATCAATCCGGTAGAAGCGCGGGAAGCTTCTTTAGAAAAACCCCGCAGTCTTGAACTAACAGTGGAAAAACCTGCTGATGTAAAGACCATTCCCGGTTTTATGACCCAATCAGCAGAAGAACTAGAATTGCTGTTAAAAGATATGGGACTGGCCATGGGACTAGGAGATATTGCATTTTGTCAGCAATATTTTCGTGATGTGGAAAAACGCAACCCGACAATCACAGAAATCAGGGTGTTGGATACGTATTGGTCAGATCATTGCCGGCACACCACTTTTTTCACTGAAATTGAAAATGTAAATATAGGAACAGGTCATTTTTCAGAGCCGATTGCTAAAGCCTATGATCAATATTGTAAAGCTAGATCCCTTGTATATCAGGATCGACAAAAAGATATCTGCTTGATGGATATCGCCGTGATGGGGATGAAAGAATTGCGTCTGCAAGGCAAGCTCACAGATCTGGATGACTCGGAAGAAATTAATGCCTGCAGCATTGTTGTTCCTGTAGATGTGGATGGCAGCATCGAAGAATGGCTGGTTATGTTTAAAAATGAAACCCATAATCATCCAACGGAGATTGAGCCTTTTGGTGGTGCAGCGACTTGTTTAGGCGGAGCCATTCGGGATCCATTATCGGGCAGATCGTATGTGTATCAAGCCATGCGTGTTACAGGGAGCGGTGATCCTCGTGCAAAGGTAGAAGATACGTTGCCAGGGAAATTGCCACAGCGCAAAATAACCTTGGGAGCTGCAGCAGGTTATAGTTCCTATGGAAATCAAATTGGCTTAGCCACAGGTCAAGTAGCAGAAATTTATCACGAAGGTTTTATCGCAAAACGAATGGAAATCGGCGCAGTGATTGCTGCTGCTCCAAAAGAAAATGTAGTACGCGAACGACCGGCAGTGGATGACATCGTAGTTGTATTGGGCGGAAAAACGGGTCGGGATGGCTGCGGCGGGGCAACGGGCTCCTCAAAAGAGCATACGGAGGAATCCCTGGCAACCTGCAGTGCAGAAGTACAAAAAGGCAATCCGCCTACGGAACGAAAAATACAGAGGCTGTTTAGAAATCCCAAAGCAAGTCGGATGATTAAACGTTGTAATGATTTCGGCGCAGGTGGGGCATCTGTTGCTATTGGAGAATTGACAGACAGCCTGGTCATAGATTTAGATGCGCTGCCGAAGAAATATGAAGGTCTGGATGGTACAGAACTGGCGATTTCCGAATCTCAGGAGCGTATGGCTGTAGTCATAGCACCTCATCATCTGGAAGAATTCATGTCCTATGTCGCAGCAGAAAATCTGGAAGCGGCAGTAGTGGCAAAAGTAACGAATACTGGGCGACTCGTCATGTTATGGCGGGGAATTCCCATTGTTGATATTAGCCGGGAGTTTTTAAATACGAATGGTGTTAAACAAAAAGTAAATGTACAGGTTATTGCTCCGGTAGAAGCCGAGAATTATTTTACTGCTGCGGAAAGTGAGATAGACAATCTGGAAACAGCTTGGCTTGATAATCTGCGTGATCTCAATGTATGCAGCCAAAAAGGTCTCGTGGAAATGTTTGACAGCACGATTGGTGCAAGTACGGTTTTAATGCCATTTGGCGGTAAATACCAAACCACACCGGCAGAAGGAATGGCAAGTAAAATTCCTGTCCTTAAGGGAAATACGAATACAGCCACGTTAATGACCTACGGATATGATCCCCAGCTATCCACCTGGAGTCCATTTCACGGTGCGGTGTATGCGGTTGTGGAAGCGGTAGCAAAAATCGTGGCTATGGGTGGTGAATATCACACCGTCCGCCTGACCCTGCAAGAGTATTTTGAAAGATTAGGGCAGGATGCGGTAAAATGGGGTAAACCTTTTAGTGCTCTTTTAGGCGCTCTTCATGCGCAAGAACAGTTTGCAATTCCGGCCATCGGCGGCAAGGATAGTATGTCTGGAACCTTTAAAGAACTGACGGTTCCTCCAACTTTAGTGGCTTTTGCCGTCAACGTGGTTCAAGCGAGTCACGTGATTTCTCCAGAGTTCAAAGAGATCGGAAGTCAAATCATACGAGTACCCTTAGTTCGTGATGCATATGAATTGCCAGATTTTCCTGTTGTGTGTCAGAACTATGCTAACATTACTCAATTCATAAAAGCTGGTCATGTGTTAGCCGCTCATACCATTAAAAGGGGCGGTTTAGCAGCCGCTATTAGTAAAATGAGTTTTGGTAATAAAATTGGCATGACCTTTACTTCTCCTGTATCACCCCAAGAGTTATTTGCTGCGGATTATGGTTCTCTGATATTGGAGATTCCTTCTGATATCTCTGTAAAAGAAGTTTTAGGTGAGATGAGTTATTCTGTCTTAGGTCATACAAAGGCACAACTAAGCATAGATATCAACAGTTATTCCATTGACCTTGAAAAAGCGCAAACTGCCTGGGAACAGCCTTTAACTAAGGTTTTTGCCACACAGACTGAAATCAGTAAGGAAAAACCGAAGCAGGAGTTGTTTGCCAGCAATGCGAAAAAAGCAAAACATTCTTTTGCCAAGCCTCGCATCTTTATTCCGGTTTTCCCCGGGACGAACTGCGAATATGATTCTGCCAAAGCATTTGAAATAGCAGGCGGCATCGTCGATACGATGGTCATTCGCAATCTCACCCCATCAGCAGTAGAAGAGTCTATAGATGAAATGGTCAAGTCTATAGAGCAATCTCAAATTATTATGCTGCCAGGTGGTTTTAGCGCTGGAGATGAGCCAGACGGCTCAGGCAAATATATTGCTACCATGTTTAGAAATCCCAAAATTAAAGAAGCCCTGCGGGAATTTCTATCACAAAAAGACGGCCTGATGCTGGGCATCTGCAATGGTTTTCAGGCTCTTATTAAATTAGGTTTAGTGCCTTATGGCGATATTGTTGATTTATCACCAGAGTGCCCTACGCTAACCTATAATCAAATCGGCAGACATATCTCTTGTATGGCAAACACGAAAATTGTATCTAAACTTTCTCCCTGGTTTCATAACATAGAATTAGGTGAGGTTCATACTATTCCCGTATCCCATGGTGAGGGTCGTTTTGTTGCCAGCAGTGCAGTGCTAAACAGCTTGCGGCAAAAGGGACAAATTGCTACTCAGTATGTGGATGAAACAGGACAGCCTACCTATGACATCCGTTATAATCCTAACGGATCTGTAGAAGCAGTAGAAGGAATTACCAGCCCAGACGGGAGAATATTAGGAAAAATGGGTCATTCAGAACGAATTGGCAATCAGGTAGTGAAAAATGTCCCTGGCAGCAAAGATCAACAGCTATTTGCTGCTGGTATTGGGTACTTTAAATAA
- a CDS encoding LysR family transcriptional regulator, whose protein sequence is MDVNFELYKVFYYVAKYLSFSAAANELYISQSAVSQAIKQLEEKLNTKLFFRSTKHVQLSEAGTLLFTHVEQAFHFLKTGERSINELHSLEQGELKIGASDTICKYYLLPYFKQFNLLYPKIKLNITNRPSPVCVDLLKKGLVDISVVNLAAEKLYPGMTISKCKMLHDAFVASSAFAHLQSLRLVLKDIAALPILTLEKNTTTRTFLDSMFAQHNLPFEPEIQLGSVDLMIELTKIGLGVSFISKEYIQKELADNQLFTLPLTTDIPPRELGIMTHDYLPVPLAAQKFIELL, encoded by the coding sequence ATGGACGTTAATTTTGAACTGTATAAAGTGTTTTACTATGTTGCCAAATACTTAAGTTTTTCAGCAGCTGCTAATGAATTATACATCTCCCAGTCAGCTGTCAGCCAGGCAATAAAACAATTGGAAGAAAAGCTGAATACAAAACTTTTTTTTCGCAGTACCAAACACGTACAGTTATCAGAAGCAGGCACACTTTTATTTACCCATGTAGAGCAAGCCTTTCACTTTCTAAAAACAGGTGAACGCAGCATCAATGAATTGCATTCCTTAGAACAAGGAGAGCTGAAAATAGGTGCCAGCGATACCATTTGCAAATACTACTTACTTCCTTATTTTAAACAATTTAACCTTCTGTATCCTAAAATCAAACTCAATATTACCAATCGTCCCTCTCCTGTTTGTGTGGACTTATTAAAAAAAGGCTTAGTGGATATTAGTGTGGTTAATCTTGCCGCCGAAAAACTGTATCCGGGCATGACCATCAGCAAATGTAAAATGCTGCATGACGCATTTGTCGCCAGTTCTGCTTTCGCTCACCTGCAAAGTCTACGCCTGGTTCTTAAAGATATTGCTGCTTTACCTATTCTCACATTAGAAAAGAATACAACCACAAGGACCTTCCTGGATTCTATGTTCGCCCAGCATAATCTCCCATTTGAGCCTGAGATTCAATTAGGCAGTGTGGACTTAATGATCGAACTGACAAAAATCGGACTGGGGGTCTCATTTATCAGCAAGGAATATATACAAAAAGAACTGGCTGACAATCAATTATTTACCCTTCCCCTCACTACTGATATACCTCCGCGAGAGTTAGGGATTATGACCCATGATTATCTGCCAGTTCCACTTGCAGCACAGAAATTTATTGAATTGTTATAG